From the Nodularia sp. NIES-3585 genome, one window contains:
- the recR gene encoding recombination mediator RecR encodes MQRLPGVGPKSAQRLALHILKRPEAEVEALAQALIDAKKQIGLCSVCFHLSADPVCEICRNPNRDDTSICVVADSRDLIALEKTREYKGKYHVLGGVISPMDGIGPEQLTIQALVRRVSQQKTQEVIMAISPTIEGETTTLYIGQLLKPFTKVTRIAFGLPVGGDLEYADEVTLARALEGRRELD; translated from the coding sequence TTGCAACGCTTACCAGGAGTTGGTCCCAAGTCAGCCCAACGCCTAGCTTTGCACATACTGAAACGCCCAGAAGCAGAAGTAGAAGCTTTAGCACAAGCCTTAATTGATGCAAAAAAGCAGATAGGCTTGTGTTCTGTTTGCTTTCACCTATCTGCTGATCCTGTTTGTGAAATTTGTCGTAATCCTAACCGTGACGATACCTCTATTTGTGTGGTTGCTGATTCGCGTGATTTGATTGCGTTGGAAAAAACCCGCGAATACAAAGGTAAGTATCATGTCTTGGGTGGGGTGATTTCCCCGATGGATGGTATTGGACCAGAACAGCTGACTATTCAAGCTTTAGTGCGGCGGGTGAGTCAACAAAAAACCCAAGAAGTGATTATGGCAATTAGTCCGACTATAGAAGGGGAGACAACAACCCTGTATATCGGTCAGCTACTTAAACCATTTACCAAGGTGACACGTATCGCCTTTGGTCTGCCTGTGGGTGGCGATTTAGAATATGCCGATGAAGTGACGCTGGCAAGAGCTTTGGAAGGGCGCAGAGAGTTAGATTAA
- a CDS encoding catalase: MSDPKTLTTADGIPVGDDQNSLTAGERGPVLMQDFHLMEKLAHFNRERIPERVVHAKGAAAFGTFTVTQDITRYSKAKVFSEIGKQTQVLLRFSTVGGEKGSADAERDPRGFAVKFYTEEGNWDLAGNNTPVFFIRDPLKFPDFVHTQKRNPQTNCKDANAMWDFWSLSPESLHQVTILFSDRGTPKTYRHMNGYGSHTFSLINDQGERVWCKFQFKTIQGIENFTAEEAIRVKGEDPDHATRDLFAAIASKDYPKWRVCIQVMTEEQAASHEDNPFDLTKVWKHSEYPLIDVGILELNRNPQNYFAEVEQAAFSPSNVVPGVSFSPDKVLQARIISYPDAHRYRIGTNYQQLPVNQPKCPVMHYQRDGAMALDNNGGNTPNYEPSSHEDTPKQNSIYVEPALNLGHVKADRYDHRVGNDDYTQAGELYRLLKPDQQERLIQNIVGSLSQAESYIQMRQLCHFFRADMNYGQRVAEGLGIEIDPSMLPKSN, from the coding sequence ATGTCAGACCCCAAAACATTGACAACGGCTGATGGCATTCCGGTTGGAGATGACCAGAATTCTTTGACAGCAGGTGAGCGTGGCCCTGTGCTGATGCAAGATTTCCACTTGATGGAGAAACTGGCGCACTTCAATCGGGAACGAATTCCTGAGCGTGTTGTTCATGCAAAAGGAGCAGCAGCTTTTGGCACGTTCACCGTTACGCAAGACATCACTCGTTACAGTAAAGCCAAAGTTTTTTCCGAAATTGGTAAGCAAACTCAGGTTCTGCTCCGGTTTTCTACAGTAGGTGGCGAAAAGGGTTCTGCTGATGCTGAACGTGACCCCAGAGGCTTTGCAGTCAAGTTTTATACGGAAGAAGGTAACTGGGATTTGGCAGGCAATAATACACCAGTGTTCTTTATCCGCGACCCACTGAAGTTTCCTGATTTTGTTCACACGCAAAAGCGCAATCCCCAAACTAATTGCAAAGATGCGAATGCTATGTGGGATTTCTGGTCACTTAGCCCAGAGTCTCTGCATCAGGTGACAATTCTATTTAGCGATCGCGGGACTCCCAAAACCTATCGACACATGAACGGCTATGGTAGCCATACATTCAGCCTGATCAATGATCAAGGAGAAAGAGTTTGGTGTAAGTTTCAGTTCAAAACCATTCAGGGTATTGAAAACTTCACCGCAGAAGAGGCAATTCGGGTCAAGGGAGAAGATCCCGACCATGCAACCCGTGACTTATTTGCCGCGATCGCTTCTAAAGACTATCCTAAATGGCGAGTCTGTATTCAGGTAATGACCGAGGAACAAGCCGCAAGCCATGAAGATAATCCCTTTGACTTGACTAAGGTTTGGAAGCATTCCGAATATCCTTTGATTGATGTGGGGATTCTGGAACTCAACCGCAACCCGCAAAACTACTTTGCGGAAGTTGAGCAAGCAGCTTTTTCTCCATCTAACGTCGTTCCTGGTGTCAGCTTTTCTCCAGATAAAGTATTGCAAGCTCGGATCATATCTTATCCAGATGCTCACCGCTATCGTATCGGTACGAATTATCAACAATTACCTGTTAATCAGCCGAAATGCCCGGTGATGCATTACCAGCGTGATGGTGCGATGGCATTGGATAACAATGGCGGCAATACACCTAACTACGAACCCAGCAGCCATGAGGATACACCGAAGCAAAATTCTATTTATGTAGAACCAGCTTTGAATTTAGGCCACGTCAAAGCTGATCGTTATGACCACCGTGTAGGAAATGACGACTACACTCAAGCGGGAGAACTTTACCGGCTGCTCAAACCCGACCAACAAGAACGTCTGATCCAAAACATTGTCGGCAGTTTAAGTCAGGCAGAAAGTTATATTCAGATGCGCCAACTTTGCCATTTTTTCCGGGCAGATATGAATTACGGTCAGCGTGTGGCAGAAGGTTTGGGGATTGAGATTGATCCATCCATGTTGCCAAAATCGAATTAA
- a CDS encoding HpsJ family protein — MSLLAIRLPQLGWSKWFRRNTRQLRNSFPLTFRSVGHKLGLIVGLACIGGFLVDLTGVALPLKFLDTEWRFSVFRMVSDRSIVLICGLALLCFGLLDSRYLKRIVTRFCLVLGVVFLLSGVLGLRDTIELRDQAIGNIDNQSIQALRQLETAKTSSQLPDPNITPERLDQVSQQVRQQAEQQKGATRNRLYKVLAVAIGNLLVSGFALIAIALLI; from the coding sequence ATGTCTTTACTAGCAATCAGACTACCTCAGTTGGGATGGTCGAAATGGTTTCGGAGGAATACTAGACAGCTGCGGAACAGTTTTCCATTAACCTTCAGGTCTGTGGGACACAAGCTTGGCTTGATTGTGGGGTTAGCCTGCATTGGTGGATTCCTGGTTGACCTAACTGGGGTTGCCTTACCCCTGAAATTTCTGGATACGGAATGGCGGTTTAGTGTCTTCCGAATGGTTAGCGATCGCAGCATTGTGCTGATATGTGGTCTAGCTTTGTTATGTTTTGGTTTACTTGACTCTCGTTACCTGAAACGGATTGTGACAAGGTTTTGCTTAGTCTTAGGCGTGGTATTTCTTCTCTCAGGGGTTTTGGGACTTCGAGATACCATTGAGCTTCGCGATCAAGCCATCGGGAATATTGATAACCAATCTATCCAAGCCTTAAGACAGTTAGAAACAGCCAAAACCAGCTCCCAACTCCCAGACCCTAACATCACCCCAGAACGTTTAGATCAGGTATCTCAACAAGTGAGACAGCAGGCCGAGCAACAAAAAGGCGCTACCCGAAATAGGCTTTACAAGGTTCTAGCTGTAGCCATCGGCAACCTGTTGGTCTCTGGATTCGCACTCATTGCTATTGCCCTCCTAATTTAA
- the lnt gene encoding apolipoprotein N-acyltransferase gives MILRKSYTLLPYFIALASGVSMGLTVAPVGAWFLSWIALAPLWVLVFTSTSSPLLLALAWGVGYHGVALSWITGIHPMNWLGVPWLPSLAITLFCWSFISLYGGSLVTLWAAAMTRLGKQTTWQRVLFGTAIWCALESLWSASPLWWSSLAYTQSPHNLVILHLGQLSGANTVTAAIVAVNGFIAEAWINAKTSSAPRHVLQRGEPAQSNGSSAPLRLVNKNLTIAAALLITLHLLGFYLYSRPLAQAPAAALKVGIIQGNIPNEIKLIPQGLRQAIAGYSTGYYNLVEQGVDAVLTPESALPYFQRDLPNTSLVQAVAEKGVVAWIGAFGQRERSYTNSLFTFTESGKIFSRYDKTKLVPLGEYIPFEGIFGGIVQRLSPLNAHQVPGKTNQIFDTPFGRAIVGICYDSAFPELFRRQAAAGGQFILSSSNDAHYSASMPFQHHALDMMRAIETDRWTVRATNTGYSAFVDPHGKTLWISRYNTYETHAQTIYRRQTQTLYVRWGDWLTVVLLVLSVFSWVTSYLFLL, from the coding sequence ATGATTTTGCGTAAGTCTTATACCTTACTCCCTTACTTCATCGCCTTAGCCAGTGGTGTATCAATGGGGCTAACAGTAGCCCCGGTCGGTGCATGGTTTTTGTCATGGATTGCCCTAGCGCCCCTGTGGGTATTAGTTTTTACCTCTACCTCATCTCCCCTCCTCCTCGCCTTAGCCTGGGGTGTGGGCTATCACGGAGTCGCCCTATCCTGGATTACTGGCATTCATCCAATGAATTGGTTGGGCGTTCCTTGGTTGCCGAGTTTAGCAATTACCCTATTTTGTTGGTCATTTATTAGCCTTTACGGGGGTTCCCTCGTTACCCTCTGGGCAGCTGCTATGACTCGTTTGGGTAAGCAAACAACTTGGCAGCGTGTTCTATTTGGCACAGCTATATGGTGCGCCTTAGAAAGCCTTTGGAGTGCAAGCCCCCTGTGGTGGAGTTCCCTAGCTTATACCCAAAGTCCCCACAACCTCGTAATTTTACACCTCGGTCAACTCTCCGGGGCTAACACCGTCACCGCCGCCATAGTTGCAGTCAATGGTTTCATAGCCGAAGCATGGATAAACGCCAAGACTTCCTCTGCGCCACGCCATGTGCTACAACGCGGGGAACCCGCGCAAAGCAATGGCTCCTCTGCGCCTCTGCGGTTAGTTAATAAAAACTTAACCATCGCCGCAGCACTATTAATTACCCTACACCTCCTGGGCTTTTATCTATACAGCCGTCCCCTAGCCCAAGCACCAGCAGCCGCATTAAAAGTCGGCATTATCCAAGGTAATATTCCCAACGAAATTAAACTTATACCCCAAGGTTTGCGACAGGCGATCGCAGGTTACAGCACGGGATATTACAATTTAGTAGAGCAAGGTGTAGATGCAGTCCTCACCCCAGAAAGCGCCTTACCATATTTTCAGCGAGACTTACCCAATACTAGCTTAGTGCAAGCAGTGGCAGAAAAAGGCGTAGTTGCGTGGATTGGAGCATTTGGACAACGGGAACGCAGCTATACAAATAGTTTATTTACTTTCACTGAAAGCGGTAAAATTTTCAGCCGTTACGACAAAACCAAATTAGTCCCATTAGGTGAATATATCCCCTTTGAAGGAATTTTCGGCGGTATAGTGCAACGCTTATCACCTTTGAATGCACACCAAGTCCCAGGGAAAACAAATCAGATATTTGATACCCCCTTTGGTCGGGCGATAGTTGGTATTTGTTACGACTCAGCATTTCCGGAATTATTTCGCCGTCAAGCTGCTGCGGGTGGGCAATTTATTCTCAGTTCTTCTAACGATGCTCATTACAGCGCATCCATGCCATTTCAACATCACGCTTTGGATATGATGCGGGCAATTGAAACCGATAGATGGACAGTTAGGGCGACAAATACGGGATATTCAGCTTTTGTAGACCCTCACGGTAAAACCTTATGGATATCTAGATACAACACCTATGAAACTCATGCCCAAACTATATACAGACGGCAAACCCAGACTTTGTATGTGCGTTGGGGCGATTGGTTGACAGTTGTATTGCTGGTGTTGAGTGTCTTCAGTTGGGTGACATCATACCTTTTTCTTCTTTGA
- the crtC gene encoding cyanoexosortase C produces the protein MLKKLKPKKILHIWQQSLKTHHGRILTLAGAAALFYFPVWAGTLLSTILFGSAALLFNGGFLYFGLRKLWTQRETLRQMPVSGDERLIGHMLIVGSAFWLPFSRDSVSLQALIWLLVVVGVGFSCFGFRLFWRYPVASLMILVSMYPNNVFLAERIFTSIIEPQVAESFTAWLGSIALQVIGQPANAVKNLIVVGEKSVHVAYPCTGFDMAISLTGLSLWLGLSLKQVWWRISLAMVSGVAIAIVFNIPRVVVLVLAVLYWGQSTFDFWHGPWGGQIFSGIMFTVAYYVVFAIYRLNSPGGMAVNQSSTSLNK, from the coding sequence ATGTTAAAAAAGCTCAAGCCCAAAAAGATACTTCATATTTGGCAGCAGTCTTTAAAGACTCATCATGGCCGGATATTAACGCTGGCGGGCGCAGCAGCGCTGTTCTACTTCCCGGTGTGGGCAGGAACTCTGCTTTCCACCATTCTCTTTGGTAGTGCAGCCCTATTATTCAATGGCGGTTTTTTGTACTTCGGGCTAAGAAAGTTATGGACGCAGCGAGAGACCTTGCGGCAAATGCCAGTGTCTGGCGATGAACGCTTAATTGGTCATATGCTGATAGTGGGTAGTGCATTCTGGCTACCCTTCTCTAGAGATTCGGTATCACTCCAGGCTTTGATTTGGCTACTGGTAGTTGTGGGAGTGGGCTTTAGTTGCTTTGGGTTTAGACTCTTTTGGCGCTATCCCGTAGCATCTTTGATGATTTTAGTGAGTATGTATCCCAATAACGTTTTCTTGGCTGAACGTATATTTACTAGCATCATCGAACCCCAGGTGGCTGAAAGCTTCACCGCTTGGCTAGGCAGTATAGCACTCCAGGTCATAGGGCAACCAGCCAACGCGGTCAAAAACTTAATTGTGGTAGGAGAAAAATCTGTCCATGTAGCTTATCCCTGCACAGGATTTGATATGGCAATTTCTTTAACCGGACTGAGTCTCTGGTTAGGTTTGTCTTTAAAGCAGGTCTGGTGGCGCATTAGCTTGGCCATGGTGAGTGGGGTAGCGATCGCCATTGTGTTCAATATTCCGCGAGTAGTGGTGTTGGTGTTGGCAGTGCTTTATTGGGGCCAATCGACCTTTGACTTCTGGCACGGTCCCTGGGGAGGGCAAATCTTCTCTGGTATAATGTTTACGGTGGCTTATTATGTTGTTTTTGCAATCTACCGCTTAAACAGCCCCGGAGGAATGGCAGTAAATCAGAGCAGTACCAGTCTCAATAAATAG
- a CDS encoding histone deacetylase — translation MLSVIYSHEFLDHKTGRYHPECPERLTVIVNALKSGAFAEKITWRSPTAASDKRSLMSTLLKAHTPTYINKVKEIATTGGGYLDGDTEISPRSYDVALLAVSAWMDGVDTVLATGNPAFVLARPPGHHAESHTGMGFCLFSNAAIAALYALEQPGINRVAILDWDVHHGNGTQAIVETHPQIAYCSLHQYPCYPGTGKASERGLHNNVLNLPVPPGSDITAYQPLVKNKAIPFLSNFQADLLIVSAGYDANGEDPLASINLQPEDYALFTEACLGVTRKIIFGLEGGYDFASLSQSVLATIERCLI, via the coding sequence ATGCTATCAGTCATTTATTCTCACGAATTTCTAGATCACAAAACTGGAAGATACCATCCAGAATGCCCAGAACGCTTAACAGTCATCGTTAATGCCCTGAAATCAGGCGCTTTTGCCGAAAAAATTACTTGGCGATCGCCTACCGCAGCATCAGATAAGCGATCGCTCATGTCTACACTATTAAAAGCGCACACTCCCACCTATATCAATAAAGTTAAGGAAATTGCCACTACTGGTGGCGGTTATTTAGACGGTGATACAGAAATTTCCCCACGCAGTTATGATGTAGCTTTGTTAGCGGTAAGTGCTTGGATGGATGGAGTTGATACTGTACTCGCAACAGGAAATCCGGCTTTTGTCTTAGCACGTCCACCGGGACACCATGCTGAAAGTCATACGGGGATGGGATTTTGCTTATTTTCCAATGCAGCGATCGCGGCTTTATATGCCCTAGAACAACCAGGAATTAACCGTGTCGCCATCCTAGACTGGGATGTGCATCATGGCAATGGTACTCAAGCGATTGTCGAAACTCACCCCCAAATTGCTTACTGTTCTTTACATCAGTATCCGTGTTATCCCGGTACTGGGAAAGCTTCTGAACGCGGACTTCATAATAATGTTTTAAACTTACCTGTACCTCCTGGTAGTGATATCACTGCATATCAGCCACTAGTAAAAAACAAAGCAATACCGTTTTTATCTAACTTTCAAGCGGATTTACTGATTGTCAGTGCTGGTTATGATGCCAATGGAGAAGACCCTTTAGCCAGTATCAATTTACAACCAGAAGATTATGCCTTATTTACTGAAGCTTGTCTGGGCGTAACTCGTAAAATTATCTTTGGTTTGGAAGGTGGTTATGATTTTGCATCACTTTCCCAATCTGTATTAGCCACAATTGAACGCTGCTTAATTTGA
- the psbA gene encoding photosystem II q(b) protein, producing the protein MTTTLQQRQSANVWDRFCEWITSTDNRIYIGWFGVLMIPTLLAATTCFIIAFVAAPPVDIDGIREPVAGSLIYGNNIISGAVVPSSNAIGLHFYPIWEAASLDEWLYNGGPYQLVIFHFLIGCACYLGRQWELSYRLGMRPWICVAYSAPLASATAVFLIYPIGQGSFSDGMPLGISGTFNFMIVFQAEHNILMHPFHMLGVAGVFGGSLFSAMHGSLVTSSLVRETTETESQNYGYKFGQEEETYNIVAAHGYFGRLIFQYASFNNSRSLHFFLAAWPVIGIWFTALGISTMAFNLNGFNFNQSVIDSQGRVIATWADVINRANLGMEVMHERNAHNFPLDLAAADVAPVALTAPAING; encoded by the coding sequence ATGACTACTACCTTACAACAGCGCCAAAGCGCCAACGTATGGGATCGCTTCTGCGAATGGATCACCAGCACCGACAACCGCATTTACATCGGTTGGTTCGGAGTCCTAATGATCCCAACCCTACTAGCTGCTACCACCTGCTTCATTATCGCTTTCGTAGCTGCTCCTCCCGTAGACATCGACGGTATCCGTGAACCCGTAGCTGGTTCATTGATTTACGGAAACAACATCATCTCAGGTGCAGTTGTTCCTTCTTCTAACGCTATCGGCTTGCACTTCTACCCAATCTGGGAAGCAGCTTCCTTAGATGAGTGGTTGTACAACGGCGGTCCTTACCAATTGGTAATTTTCCACTTCTTGATCGGTTGCGCTTGCTACCTTGGTCGTCAGTGGGAACTATCTTACCGCTTGGGTATGCGTCCTTGGATCTGTGTAGCTTACTCTGCGCCTTTGGCATCTGCTACCGCAGTATTCTTGATCTACCCAATTGGTCAAGGTTCATTCTCTGACGGTATGCCTTTGGGTATCTCCGGAACCTTCAACTTCATGATTGTGTTCCAAGCAGAACACAACATCTTGATGCACCCCTTCCATATGTTGGGAGTAGCTGGTGTCTTTGGTGGTTCATTATTCTCCGCAATGCACGGTTCCTTGGTAACTTCCTCCTTGGTACGTGAAACAACCGAAACCGAATCACAAAACTACGGTTACAAATTCGGACAAGAAGAAGAAACCTACAACATCGTTGCAGCCCACGGCTACTTCGGTCGGTTAATCTTCCAATACGCTTCCTTCAACAACAGCCGTTCACTTCACTTCTTCCTAGCTGCTTGGCCTGTAATCGGTATCTGGTTTACCGCTTTAGGTATCAGCACAATGGCGTTCAACTTGAACGGTTTCAACTTCAACCAATCAGTAATTGATTCTCAAGGTCGCGTTATTGCTACCTGGGCTGACGTAATCAACCGCGCTAACTTGGGTATGGAAGTAATGCACGAGCGTAACGCTCACAACTTCCCCCTAGACTTGGCTGCTGCTGATGTTGCTCCTGTTGCTTTAACTGCACCTGCTATCAACGGTTAA
- the gyrA gene encoding DNA topoisomerase (ATP-hydrolyzing) subunit A, which translates to MTTSQERIIPTDLRNEMSQSYLEYAMSVIVGRALPDARDGLKPVHRRILYAMHELGLMHDRPFRKCARVVGEVLGKYHPHGDTAVYDALVRMAQDFSMRSPLINGHGNFGSVDNDPPAAMRYTECRLQALTNLSLLQDIESETVDFIDNFDGSQQEPTVLPSRIPQLLLNGSSGIAVGMATNIPPHNLGELIDGLVALIHNPEITDLELMENYIHGPDFPTGAQVLGTSGIREAYTTGRGSITMRGVATIETVEQRGRQDREAIIITELPYQTNKAALIEKIADMVNEKRLEGIADIRDESDRDGMRIVIELKRDAYPRVVLNNLYKQTPLQANFGANMLALVNGKPEILNLKKFLEVFLDFRIESITRRTRYELRKAEARDHLLQGLLIALSQLDEIIVLIRHAPDAPTAKGELITNYGLSEVQADAILQMQLRRLTALEADKIRQEHEDLQTQIADLQDILARRERILEIIETEIAQLKESFATPRRTVILPGEGEIDERDLIANEKAIILVTEQGYIKRMPVNTFEAQSRATRGKAAAKVKDDDTIEHFLTCCDHDSILFFSDRGVVYCLKAYQIPVSSRTSRGTAIVQMLPIPREEKITSIVPVDEFSREEYLVMLTKGGNIKKTELAAFSNIRANGLIAISLEEGDQLRWVRRARVEDSILVGSRLGMAIHFRCTHEQLRPLSRATRGVRAMKLKKGDELVGMDILPAAILDTLNTDEPETAEIETVEIETVEIEAAETETAEIENQEETAEVASTGSIGPWVLVITMGGYGKRVPVAQFRLQNRAGQGLMATKFKNRKGKDKLATLRIVNNDHDEIMMVTKRGIIIRQAVNAISIQSRSATGVRVQRLDEEDAINGVAIVPPDAVDDVDVVDVLEETE; encoded by the coding sequence ATGACAACCTCACAGGAGAGGATTATCCCGACAGACTTGCGGAACGAAATGTCCCAGTCTTATCTGGAATACGCCATGAGTGTTATTGTGGGTCGGGCGCTCCCAGATGCCAGGGATGGTCTGAAACCTGTGCATCGTCGCATCCTCTACGCAATGCACGAGCTGGGTCTGATGCACGATCGCCCGTTTCGGAAATGCGCCCGTGTAGTCGGGGAAGTGTTGGGTAAATATCACCCCCACGGCGATACAGCAGTGTATGATGCTTTGGTGCGGATGGCACAGGATTTTTCCATGCGATCGCCCCTAATTAACGGGCATGGTAACTTTGGTTCAGTAGACAACGATCCGCCGGCGGCAATGCGGTACACAGAATGTCGCTTGCAAGCTTTAACGAATCTGTCCTTACTGCAAGACATTGAATCAGAAACCGTAGATTTCATCGATAACTTCGACGGTTCCCAACAAGAACCGACAGTATTACCGTCACGCATTCCCCAATTGTTGCTCAATGGTTCCTCCGGAATTGCCGTGGGGATGGCTACCAATATTCCTCCCCACAACTTGGGCGAATTAATTGATGGTTTGGTGGCCCTGATTCACAATCCAGAGATCACCGACCTGGAATTAATGGAGAACTATATTCATGGGCCAGACTTTCCCACCGGGGCGCAGGTTTTAGGAACATCTGGCATTCGGGAAGCTTACACCACTGGACGGGGTTCCATTACCATGCGTGGTGTCGCCACAATTGAAACCGTGGAACAACGAGGACGGCAGGATCGGGAAGCAATTATTATCACCGAACTGCCCTACCAAACCAACAAAGCGGCGTTGATTGAAAAAATCGCCGATATGGTGAATGAGAAGCGGTTAGAGGGAATTGCAGACATCCGCGACGAAAGCGATCGCGACGGTATGAGAATCGTAATTGAACTGAAACGCGATGCTTACCCCCGTGTAGTCCTCAATAATCTCTACAAACAAACCCCACTCCAAGCCAACTTTGGGGCGAATATGCTGGCGTTGGTGAATGGTAAACCGGAAATCCTCAACCTCAAGAAGTTTTTAGAAGTCTTCCTCGATTTCCGCATCGAATCCATTACCAGACGCACCCGCTACGAACTGCGAAAAGCTGAAGCCCGTGATCACCTCTTACAAGGTTTATTAATTGCCTTATCGCAGTTAGATGAAATTATCGTCTTAATTCGTCATGCACCCGACGCACCCACAGCCAAAGGAGAGTTAATTACAAACTACGGGCTGTCAGAAGTGCAAGCTGACGCTATTTTGCAGATGCAGCTGCGGCGTTTAACTGCCCTAGAAGCAGACAAAATTCGTCAAGAACACGAAGATTTACAAACGCAGATTGCCGATTTGCAGGATATTTTAGCTCGGCGAGAACGGATACTAGAAATCATTGAAACCGAAATCGCCCAGTTAAAAGAGAGCTTTGCTACACCCCGGCGCACAGTAATTTTACCGGGAGAAGGCGAAATAGATGAGCGTGATTTGATTGCCAATGAAAAAGCGATCATTTTAGTGACAGAGCAAGGTTACATCAAACGGATGCCTGTTAATACCTTTGAAGCTCAAAGCCGTGCTACCAGAGGTAAAGCTGCTGCTAAGGTCAAAGATGATGATACCATTGAGCATTTCTTAACTTGCTGCGACCATGACAGTATTTTATTCTTTAGCGATCGCGGTGTCGTTTATTGCCTCAAAGCCTATCAAATTCCCGTGAGTTCCCGCACTAGTCGTGGTACAGCCATTGTACAAATGCTGCCCATTCCCAGGGAAGAAAAAATCACTTCAATTGTCCCCGTAGACGAGTTTAGCCGGGAAGAATATCTGGTGATGCTCACCAAAGGCGGCAACATTAAGAAAACCGAACTAGCCGCATTTAGTAACATCAGGGCTAACGGCTTAATTGCCATTTCTCTCGAAGAAGGCGACCAACTGCGCTGGGTGCGACGGGCGCGAGTGGAGGACAGCATCTTAGTTGGTTCTCGTCTAGGTATGGCCATTCACTTTAGATGTACCCATGAACAGTTGCGTCCTTTAAGTAGAGCAACTCGTGGAGTCAGAGCCATGAAACTGAAAAAAGGGGATGAATTGGTAGGAATGGATATACTTCCAGCCGCAATTCTGGATACCTTAAATACAGATGAACCCGAAACCGCAGAAATCGAAACCGTAGAAATCGAAACCGTAGAAATCGAAGCCGCAGAAACCGAAACCGCAGAAATCGAAAATCAGGAGGAAACCGCAGAAGTAGCAAGTACCGGCAGTATAGGCCCTTGGGTGTTGGTAATTACAATGGGCGGATATGGCAAACGCGTTCCCGTCGCCCAATTCCGACTGCAAAACCGTGCTGGTCAGGGTTTAATGGCTACCAAATTCAAAAACCGTAAAGGCAAAGACAAATTAGCCACCTTACGCATTGTTAATAATGATCACGATGAAATCATGATGGTGACAAAGCGTGGTATTATTATACGCCAAGCAGTGAATGCGATTTCCATACAATCGCGGTCAGCCACTGGCGTAAGAGTGCAGCGTCTTGATGAAGAAGATGCCATTAACGGTGTAGCCATAGTTCCTCCTGATGCAGTTGATGATGTTGATGTGGTGGATGTGCTGGAAGAAACTGAGTAA